The following are from one region of the Pseudomonas putida genome:
- a CDS encoding acyl-CoA dehydrogenase — MAGKASFNWIDPLLLDQQLTEEERMVRDSAYQFAQDKLAPRVLEAFRHEQTDPAIFREMGEVGLLGATIPEQYGGSGLNYVCYGLIAREVERIDSGYRSMMSVQSSLVMVPINEFGTEAQKQKYLPKLASGEWIGCFGLTEPNHGSDPGSMITRARKVDGGYRLTGSKMWITNSPIADVFVVWAKDDAGDIRGFVLEKGWEGLSAPAIHGKVGLRASITGEIVMDNVFVPEENIFPDVRGLKGPFTCLNSARYGISWGALGAAEACWHTARQYTLDRQQFGRPLAANQLIQKKLADMQTEITLALQGCLRLGRMKDEGTAAVEITSIMKRNSCGKALDIARMARDMLGGNGISDEFGVARHLVNLEVVNTYEGTHDVHALILGRAQTGIQAFY, encoded by the coding sequence ATGGCCGGTAAAGCAAGCTTCAACTGGATCGACCCGCTGCTGCTCGATCAGCAGCTCACTGAAGAAGAGCGCATGGTGCGTGACAGCGCTTATCAGTTCGCCCAGGACAAGCTGGCCCCGCGTGTGCTCGAGGCCTTCCGTCATGAGCAGACCGACCCGGCGATCTTCCGTGAAATGGGTGAGGTCGGGTTGCTGGGCGCCACCATTCCCGAGCAATACGGTGGCAGTGGCCTGAACTATGTGTGCTACGGCCTGATTGCTCGCGAGGTAGAGCGCATCGACTCGGGTTACCGTTCGATGATGAGCGTACAGTCGTCGCTGGTGATGGTGCCAATCAACGAGTTCGGTACCGAGGCGCAAAAGCAGAAGTACCTGCCCAAGCTGGCCAGCGGAGAGTGGATCGGTTGCTTTGGCCTGACCGAGCCTAACCACGGCTCCGACCCGGGCTCGATGATCACCCGTGCCCGGAAGGTCGATGGCGGCTACCGCCTGACCGGTAGCAAGATGTGGATCACCAACAGCCCGATCGCCGATGTGTTCGTGGTCTGGGCCAAGGATGATGCGGGTGATATTCGCGGCTTTGTCCTGGAAAAGGGTTGGGAAGGCCTCAGCGCCCCGGCGATCCACGGCAAGGTCGGCCTGCGCGCCTCGATCACTGGCGAAATCGTCATGGACAACGTGTTCGTGCCGGAGGAAAACATCTTCCCGGATGTGCGCGGCCTCAAAGGCCCGTTCACCTGTCTGAACTCGGCCCGCTATGGCATCTCCTGGGGTGCGCTGGGTGCCGCCGAAGCTTGCTGGCACACCGCGCGTCAGTACACCCTGGACCGTCAGCAATTTGGCCGTCCGTTGGCGGCCAACCAGTTGATCCAGAAAAAGCTGGCCGACATGCAGACCGAAATCACCCTTGCGCTGCAGGGCTGCCTGCGTCTGGGGCGGATGAAGGACGAAGGTACGGCTGCAGTGGAGATTACTTCGATCATGAAGCGCAACTCCTGCGGCAAGGCGCTGGATATTGCCCGCATGGCGCGTGACATGCTGGGTGGCAACGGTATTTCTGACGAGTTTGGCGTAGCCCGTCACCTGGTCAACCTGGAGGTGGTCAACACCTATGAAGGTACCCACGATGTGCATGCACTGATCCTGGGGCGTGCGCAGACCGGCATCCAGGCCTTCTATTGA
- a CDS encoding LysR family transcriptional regulator, with amino-acid sequence MRRKIPSTAALVCFEAAARNESFTKAAQELALTQGAVCRQIGGLEAFLNVELFRRSRRGVKLTEAGLSYSRQVAAQLDAVERDTLSVMRQQGANVIELAVVPTFGTQWLLPRLKDFQQRHPEVTVNLTNRTRPFLFADTTFDAAIYFGDADWSGTQSHRLMGENPVPVCSPALLGGQGALDAQRIAQLPLLQQSTRPYAWRQWFDSVGMNVERDMTGPRYELFSMLAQAAMHEMGIALIPPFLIQRELEEGRLVVANRHALSSDKAYYLMIPERKVESASLRAFRDWLVSQAQAYTAKT; translated from the coding sequence ATGCGCCGCAAGATTCCCAGTACCGCTGCCCTGGTTTGCTTCGAGGCGGCGGCGCGCAACGAGAGCTTTACCAAGGCCGCCCAGGAACTTGCCCTGACCCAGGGCGCCGTCTGTCGGCAGATAGGTGGCCTGGAAGCCTTCCTTAATGTGGAACTGTTCCGCCGCTCTCGCCGTGGCGTGAAGCTGACCGAAGCCGGCCTTTCCTACAGCCGCCAGGTGGCAGCCCAACTGGACGCGGTAGAGCGCGATACGCTGTCGGTAATGCGCCAGCAGGGCGCCAACGTGATCGAACTGGCCGTGGTGCCTACCTTCGGTACTCAGTGGCTGCTGCCGCGGCTCAAGGACTTCCAGCAGCGCCACCCGGAGGTCACGGTCAATCTCACCAACCGCACCCGGCCTTTCCTGTTTGCCGACACCACCTTCGATGCTGCCATCTATTTCGGCGATGCCGACTGGTCCGGGACCCAGTCGCACCGGCTGATGGGGGAAAACCCGGTACCGGTGTGCAGCCCGGCGCTGCTGGGCGGGCAGGGTGCGCTTGACGCGCAGCGCATTGCACAACTGCCACTGCTGCAGCAGAGCACGCGCCCCTATGCCTGGCGGCAGTGGTTCGACAGCGTCGGCATGAATGTGGAGCGCGACATGACAGGCCCGCGCTATGAACTATTCTCGATGCTCGCCCAGGCGGCCATGCATGAGATGGGCATCGCCCTGATTCCGCCGTTCCTGATCCAGCGCGAGTTGGAGGAGGGTAGGCTGGTGGTCGCTAACAGGCATGCCCTGAGCAGTGACAAGGCCTACTATCTGATGATTCCGGAGCGCAAGGTGGAGTCGGCTTCGCTACGCGCGTTCCGTGACTGGCTGGTGAGCCAGGCTCAGGCGTACACGGCAAAGACGTAG
- a CDS encoding Re/Si-specific NAD(P)(+) transhydrogenase subunit alpha, producing MHIGVPLETQTGETRVAATPETIKKLIGQGHQVTVQRGAGLNASIPDSAYEAVGASLGNAADAYGAQLVLKVVAPNDQELALINSGSVLVGMLNPFNSELIGKMAERGITAFALEAAPRTSRAQSLDVLSSQANIAGYKAVLLAAHHYPRFMPMLMTAAGTVKAARVLILGAGVAGLQAIATAKRLGAVIEASDVRPAVKEQIESLGAKFIDVPYETDEERECAEGVGGYARPMPASWMQRQAQAVHERARQADIVITTALIPGRKAPTLLSAETVAQMKPGSVVIDLAAAQGGNCPLTVADQVVKENGVIIVGPTNLPAQVGADASALYARNLLDFMKLLFDKDGALVINLEDDIVAACLMCRDGQVVRKNG from the coding sequence GTGCACATTGGTGTTCCTCTCGAGACGCAGACCGGTGAGACAAGGGTCGCTGCGACCCCGGAAACCATCAAGAAACTGATTGGCCAGGGCCATCAGGTCACCGTCCAACGGGGGGCAGGGCTCAACGCCAGCATTCCGGACAGTGCCTATGAGGCCGTGGGCGCTTCCCTGGGGAACGCAGCCGATGCCTACGGCGCTCAATTGGTACTGAAAGTGGTCGCCCCCAACGACCAGGAACTGGCCCTGATCAACAGTGGCAGCGTCCTGGTGGGCATGCTCAATCCCTTCAACAGCGAGCTGATCGGCAAGATGGCCGAACGCGGAATTACCGCCTTCGCCCTGGAAGCCGCGCCGCGCACCTCACGGGCGCAGAGCCTGGACGTGCTGTCGTCGCAGGCCAACATCGCCGGTTACAAGGCGGTGTTGCTGGCTGCCCATCACTACCCACGTTTCATGCCCATGCTGATGACCGCCGCCGGTACGGTAAAGGCCGCGCGCGTGCTGATCCTGGGCGCGGGTGTTGCCGGCCTGCAGGCCATTGCCACGGCCAAGCGCCTGGGTGCAGTGATCGAGGCGTCCGATGTACGCCCGGCCGTGAAGGAGCAGATCGAGTCGCTAGGCGCCAAGTTCATCGACGTGCCCTACGAGACCGATGAGGAGCGTGAGTGCGCCGAAGGTGTCGGCGGTTATGCCCGGCCGATGCCGGCCAGCTGGATGCAACGCCAGGCCCAGGCCGTGCACGAACGCGCCAGGCAGGCGGATATCGTCATCACCACTGCGCTGATCCCGGGGCGCAAGGCGCCGACCCTGCTCAGCGCCGAAACCGTGGCACAGATGAAACCCGGCTCGGTAGTCATCGACCTCGCAGCAGCCCAGGGTGGCAACTGCCCGCTGACCGTCGCTGACCAGGTGGTAAAGGAGAACGGCGTGATCATCGTCGGACCGACCAACCTGCCGGCTCAGGTGGGCGCCGATGCCTCGGCACTGTATGCCCGCAACCTGCTGGACTTCATGAAGCTGCTGTTCGACAAGGACGGCGCGCTGGTCATCAACCTCGAAGACGACATCGTCGCGGCCTGCCTGATGTGCCGTGATGGCCAGGTCGTCCGCAAGAACGGCTAA
- a CDS encoding CaiB/BaiF CoA-transferase family protein: protein MGALSHLRVLDLSRVLAGPWSGQILADLGADVIKVERPGSGDDTRSWGPPFLKDAEGENTSEAAYYLSANRNKRSVTIDFTQAEGQRLVRELAAKSDIVIENFKVGGLAAYGLDYQSLKAINPRLIYCSITGFGQTGPYAKRAGYDFMIQGLGGLMSLTGRPEGEEGAGPVKVGVALTDILTGLYSTVAILAALAHREQTGVGQHVDMALLDVQVACLANQAMNYLTTGNPPRRLGNAHPNIVPYQDFPTADGDFILTVGNDSQFRKFAEVAGQPQWADDPRFVTNKLRVANRAELIPLIRQATVFKTTAQWVSQLEAAGVPCGPINDLAQMFQDPQVLARGLAVNIPHPLAGSVPQVASPIRLSETPVEYRRAPPLLGEHTEVVLEDVLGLDADEVQRLRSAGVL, encoded by the coding sequence ATGGGCGCGCTATCACATCTGCGGGTGCTGGACCTTTCTCGCGTGTTGGCCGGCCCATGGTCTGGCCAGATCCTCGCTGACCTTGGCGCTGATGTGATCAAGGTCGAGCGCCCTGGCAGTGGTGACGATACCCGTTCATGGGGGCCGCCCTTCCTCAAGGATGCCGAGGGTGAGAACACCAGTGAGGCGGCCTATTACCTGTCGGCCAACCGCAACAAGCGCTCGGTGACCATCGACTTCACTCAGGCCGAGGGGCAGCGCCTGGTGCGTGAACTGGCGGCGAAGTCCGATATCGTCATCGAAAACTTCAAAGTCGGTGGGTTGGCTGCCTATGGCCTGGACTACCAGAGCCTGAAGGCGATCAATCCGCGGCTTATCTATTGTTCGATCACCGGGTTTGGCCAGACCGGGCCTTATGCCAAGCGCGCGGGATATGACTTCATGATCCAGGGGTTGGGCGGGCTGATGAGCCTGACCGGCCGCCCGGAGGGTGAAGAAGGTGCGGGGCCGGTCAAGGTTGGGGTGGCGCTGACCGACATCCTGACCGGGCTGTATTCCACGGTGGCGATCCTCGCTGCCCTCGCCCATCGGGAGCAGACCGGGGTGGGCCAGCATGTCGACATGGCATTGCTCGATGTGCAGGTGGCGTGCCTGGCGAACCAAGCCATGAATTACCTGACCACGGGCAACCCGCCTCGTCGTCTGGGTAATGCCCACCCCAATATCGTGCCTTATCAGGACTTCCCGACGGCGGATGGCGACTTCATTCTTACCGTGGGCAACGACAGCCAATTCCGGAAGTTCGCCGAGGTGGCCGGGCAGCCGCAATGGGCGGACGATCCACGTTTCGTTACCAACAAGCTGCGAGTGGCCAACCGGGCCGAGCTGATTCCATTGATTCGCCAGGCCACGGTGTTCAAGACCACGGCGCAGTGGGTGAGCCAGCTGGAGGCTGCTGGGGTGCCGTGCGGGCCTATCAACGACCTGGCGCAGATGTTCCAGGATCCGCAGGTGCTGGCGCGCGGGTTGGCGGTGAACATTCCGCATCCGTTGGCGGGAAGTGTGCCGCAGGTGGCGAGCCCGATACGGCTGTCGGAGACGCCGGTGGAGTACCGTCGGGCGCCGCCGCTGCTGGGTGAGCATACCGAGGTGGTGCTGGAGGATGTATTGGGGCTGGATGCCGATGAGGTGCAACGGCTGCGCAGTGCCGGCGTGCTTTAA